In the genome of Glycine soja cultivar W05 unplaced genomic scaffold, ASM419377v2 tig00030559_1_pilon, whole genome shotgun sequence, the window atactactagaatggccaaaatacaaggcccaaacgaaggacaaacctattctaatatttataaagataagtgggctcatacttagcccatgggctcgaaatctaccctaaggctaatgagaaccctagggccttcccttggatctctggcccaatctacttggaatcttctatccaatgcccttgcggggtaggattgcatcacttccTCACTTGTCACCCATCTTCTGAGGAGATTATCTGCACCTACCTTGAACAAGTGTGGATCATCCCATATATAAAATTGTGCGTCATGGAAAAATTTCTTCTGCTGCTGCCAAGTGAGGTCTTTGGGAATGATCCCAGCTGCCTTAAATTTTGCCATGTCAGCAAACCATGGTCTCTCtgcaatcaaaaacaaaaaatcatcaggaaattcttcttttatttcaacCTCCTTTAAAGCGACCTCCTCATTGACTAATCTGGATAAGTGGTCTGCTACCACATTTTCTGACCCCTTCTTGTCCttgatgactaaatcaaattcttgaagtAACAATATCCATCTGATATGTCATGGTTTGGAATTAGCTTTgcacaacaaatatttaattgctgCATGATCAGTGTAAATTACTATTTTTGACCCCACCAAATAAGATCTGAATTTCTCAAGTGCATAAACAATTGCCCGCAATTCTTTCTCAGTGGTGGCATAATTGATCTGAGCATCATTCAAGACTTTGCTGGCATAGTAAATGGTATGAAAAATTCTACCCTTTTGTTGTCCCAGCACAGCACCTACTGCATAATCAATTGCATCACACATTAATTCAAACTCTTGTCCTCAGTCTGGTGCTGTGATCACAAGAGCAGAGACCAACTTGGCTTTAAGGGTATTAAAGGCTTCTAAACATTCATCATTAAACATGAACACAACATCCTTGTTCAGCAGATTACTCAGTGGTTTAGCAATTTTGGAAAAGTCTTTAATGAATCACCGATAGAATCCAGCATGACCCAAAAAACTTCGTATGCCTTTAACATTAACTGGAGGTGGAAGTTTATCAATAACCTCAATCTTTGCCTTATCCACCTCAATTCCTCTTCTAGAAATCTTGTGTCCCAGCACGATACCTTCTTGAACCATAAAGTGACATTTTCCCTAGTTGAGCACCAAATTAGATTCTTCACAACATTGTAACACTTTCTCTAAATTTTCTAGGCAATTTTCAAAAGATGCACCAAAGACagagaaatcatccataaaaacTTCAATACATTTCTCTACCATGTTAGCAAAAGTTGCCATCATACATCTCTAGAAAGTAGCTGGGGCATTACATAAACCGAACGACATACGGCGATAAGCAAATACACCAAAAGGACATGTGAAAgctgtcttttcttgatcctgaGGATCCATTGCAATTTGATTGTAGCCCGAGTATCGATCTAAGAAATAGTAAAAACATTGCCCTGCAAGtctctcaagcatttgatccatgaagGGAAGCGGGTAATGGTCTTTCCTGGTGGCTTCATTTAGCTTCCTATAATCTATACATATCCCCCACCCAGTAACTGTTCTTGTAGGAATTAGCTCATCTCTATCATTCTGTATCATTGTCATACCTCCCTTTTTCAGAAAAACTTGAACATGACTAACCCACGAACTATCCGAGATTAGGTAAATGAGCCCTGCCTCTAACAACTTGAGTACTTcctttcttacttcttctttcattATTGGATTCAACCATCTTTGAGGTTGTCTCACTAGCTTGTAATTAGCTTCCATATTAATTTTGTGCATACAATATGAGGGACTGATTCCTTTTATATCAGAGATGAGCCAACCAATAGCGGCTTTGTGACTTTTCAGAATCTGTACCAGTtgatcctcttctttcttctgcaAGGAGCTGCTAATTATAACAGGTTTGGTCTCATTGTCCTCCAAGAATACATACTTTAGATGTGCCGGAAGGGTCTTTAATTCTACTTTGGGTTTTTCTTTTGGTCTATTGTTTTCCAATTCTTCAAGCATCACATGACTAATAGATTCATCGTCTGGATCCCCCAGCTCTTGAATACAAGCTAGCATTCTTCCTCCATCTTCATTGACTAGCCATTCTGTCACATATTCAAATTCTTTCTCCCTAGGCGTCTGTAATATCATGGCTGAGGCTGTTAATTTCATCTCCTGCTCCGATATTTCTGCTTCAAACCAATCTTTACTGTCATCTGGGTGTTTTATTGCTTCAATTAATTCAAACGAGATCTTTTGATCATCTACATTCAGTTCCAATTTACCTTTACCCATGTCGAAAACACAACTAGCAAATGTCAGACATGGTTGTCCTAGAATGATTGAAGCCTCATGGTCTTCATGCCTTTCTTCTTTGATAGTCAGTTGATGAGAACATGTGTTAACTTGGAAATTATCTTCTTGTTGAGTGTG includes:
- the LOC114404388 gene encoding uncharacterized protein LOC114404388, coding for MYSTNNSGWRQLTPYNQYEEQRVPDLDIVFAEFMAYHASSKANHNAIQKQEIQCAKVFFEDYQGELESQFYYQNELERSFNLDILLMQFKDTIGSIQRAFKSAEIQVGKLVEEVTQAMSRREEEIVKVDTQEESPVNEHDLEEEDKEKAQQWKQCLQTHTQQEDNFQVNTCSHQLTIKEERHEDHEASIILGQPCLTFASCVFDMGKGKLELNVDDQKISFELIEAIKHPDDSKDWFEAEISEQEMKLTASAMILQTPREKEFEYVTEWLVNEDGGRMLACIQELGDPDDESISHVMLEELENNRPKEKPKVELKTLPAHLKYVFLEDNETKPVIISSSLQKKEEDQLVQILKSHKAAIGWLISDIKGISPSYCMHKINMEANYKLVRQPQRWLNPIMKEEVRKEVLKLLEAGLIYLISDSSWVSHVQVFLKKGGMTMIQNDRDELIPTRTVTGWGICIDYRKLNEATRKDHYPLPFMDQMLERLAGQCFYYFLDRYSGYNQIAMDPQDQEKTAFTCPFGVFAYRRMSFGLCNAPATF